CGTTCCGATTGGCCGCCGCGGCGCGGACTATAGCCAATCAACTTTCCCTTCCTATTTGTAGGGTGCagttcccttcccccctctccgTCCCCGGAACTCGTGGTTCCTctgctctggggtctcttttacgGGCCTCTAAAGGCAGAGCGAGGGGATTCCTGTTGTGACAGGAGCAACCCTCTGCGATCCAATGGGCCCGCCAGGACCTTGCGGGGATCAGGACCCTCCGATCTCAGGGGCCGAGGGTGTCTGTGTGCCGGGGTCTCTTTGGGAGACATGGGTGGCCGTCACCCTCTTCTCcgggcacacacagacacagtcCCAGTCCCTCTGTTCCGGACGCCCAAACCCTCCGCTGTGTCGGAAGACAGGACTAGAACCGCTAACCCAAGGGGAACCGGCCAGGTGGTCTCCAGGAGCCCCGCCCCCTCTGGGTTTCCAGGACTCTGATTGGCCAGCGAGCCAGCCCATCCCTCACCACGCCCCCTGGGAGAGTAGTTAAGCCTTCCGAGCAGTCCTAGGATtccacttgggggtgggggtagatgAGCGCCGCTTGGGCGCGGGGCCTCGGGACCTACACCGTTCTCCCTCCGTGGCAGTCTGAGGGAGCCCGGATCGTCACTTTTCCCTACCTGTCCGTCCACCGTAACCTGTCTCTTGTCAGTCTCACTCTGTGGAGAGACAATTACTTGAAACGTTGTTCAAAACTCCTAAGCCTGTCCCCCAACACCCTTTTAACTAAGACCCCCGCCCCTGCACGGAGGTCTCATGGACCTTCCAGTCGCTCATCCTCCCGGCTCagaggggtgtgtgtatgtgtgtgagtgtagaGGAAGGCTTGGCCTaaggcctctccctctccctccccttgcctctggggtgggggtggggtgttgtggctgtgtgtgtggctgtgacTCCTTCCCGGGGGTTCTGTCACCCGGCTGtgtccagcctcctccccacccccccacctaaGAGTCACCAACCCGGGGTGTGATTCACCACCCGCTGGAACCGTGCAACCTTTCCccgaagaagaaggaggaggtagAAGCCAGTTGAGCAGAAATCCTCTCATTAACCACTGCGTCACGGTGTAGTGGAAGGGTGGGTGTTGTGGCTTTTTGCCTGTgacacacacatccacacccGCTCGCCCTGTGCTCACTCACGGGGtcggtgtgtgtatgtgtgttgggtgtgtgtgtgtcggtgtcTCTGTTTGTGTGTCTAcgcctgtgtgtgtatgtgtcacCCCGTAGGAGTGCGCCGGTCTCGGGGAAATGCCCGGTTCCTTCGTGCCCACGGTCACCGCGATCACAACCAGCCAGGACCTCCAGTGGCTCGTGCAACCCACCCTCATCTCTTCCATGGCCCAGTCCCAGGGGCAACCActggcctcccagcccccagccgtCGACCCCTACGACATGCCAGGAACCAGTTACTCCACGCCGGGCATGAGCGGCTACAGCAGTGGCGGAGCTAGTGGCAGCGGTGGGCCTTCCACCAGTGGAACCACCAGTGGACCTGGGCCTGCCCGCCCGGCCCGAGCCCGGCCTCGGAGACCCCGAGAGGAGACGGTGAGTAAGGGGCATCACAACTTGGCCTGGGAGTAGGAAGCAAGAGAGGCAGGAACTTTCTCACCAGTGGGGTGAGGGACCACCAAGGCCTTAGTGCTACAGAAGCCCTAGCGTCCTTGCCACTGTCAGGGAGGACTGGGTTCTGGAAGAAGAGGAGGTTTGGGATGGATGGAGGCGCGGCACCGGGTCCCCAAACCTCATGGCCTCTGTCTCTCCTACTCAGCTGACtccggaggaggaggagaagaggagggttCGCCGGGAACGCAACAAATTGGCAGCAGCCAAGTGTAGGAACCGTCGGAGGGAGCTGACTGACCGACTCCAGGCGGTGAGCAtgggccccggggcgggggggtagTGAGGGTACACCGAAGTGgggctctcccccctcctccaccccttgcCACCTGCGCCCTGGCCCCGGGGCTGAAGGCCAGAGGAACTAGGTACAGGTGTGGCCAGACGGGGTAAGCCCAGGCGCACACACAgaccctcaccccccaccccggccatgCCAGCCCCGGTTTATGACCCTGCACAGAGGTcctgtcctttcttctcccttttggGCTTGGGCAAGCCATAGCCCATTTTTTGCCTCGGTGTCTCCATCTCTTCAACCCCTCGTGGAATCTTCCAGACTCCTTCTAGCTTTGACATTCTGGAGAGTCTGGGAAGCAAAATGCTTTGAGCCCATGTCAGTTGTCAGTTGCTTACCGCAGGCACCCAGACCTCTCAGACCGCAGGTGGGCGGCAATTGCCGGCGCCCCCTACCCTTTTTTACAACTCACCTTGGTCTGGGAGTGATGCCTGCAGGGTGACCTGCTGCCCCTAGAGGAAATCGGAGAAATCCTCTCCTTTCCCGCGCCACGGGGTCTCTTCCCTGGGAGACAGAGGGGGAAGGGTAACCGCGGGGAAGAGGTGGCATTAAAAACATGGAAcaattgttcattcattcaacaaacctcCGAGCGCCTCTGACAAACCAGAGCCCTCCATGGACCCCTGGCCCCTTCTCAGTTCCCACCAAACACGTGGGGCGGGAGGGACAGGCTCCCGGAAGGCAAGACCCTGGCCCCAGTCCCATAACACATCAGGACCCCATATCAGGGGGTCTCGCCGCTCCACCTGGAGCCGCTTTCCAGCCCCGGGGGCCTCATCAGCAAGGGTAAGGGAGAAGGTTTTAGCCCTGACCCACCTTCTCTAGTCGCTCACGGCCTTTtgctccttcttccctctcctccatgaCCGGACCTCAGGAGACAGATCAGTTggaggaagaaaaggcagagctggagtCGGAGATCGCCGAGCTCCAAAAGGAGAAGGAGCGTCTGGAGTTTGTGCTGGTCGCCCACAAACCGGGCTGCAAGATCCCCTACGAAGAGGGGCCGGGTCCCGGCCCGCTGGCGGAGGTGAGAGATTTGCCGGGGTCAGCATCCACTAAGGAAGATGGTTTCAGCTGGCTGCTGCCGCCCCCGCCACCACCGCCCCTGCCCTTCCAGACCAGCCAAGACGCACCCCCCAACCTGACGGCTTCTCTCTTTACACACAGTGAAGTTCAAGTCCTCGGCGACCCCTTCCCTGTTGTTAACCCTTCGTACACTTCCTCGTTTGTCCTCACCTGCCCGGAGGTCTCCGCGTTCACCGGCGCCCAACGCCCCAGCGGCAGTGACCAGCCCACCGACCCCCTGAACTCGCCCTCCCTTCTTGCTCTGTGAACTCTTtagacacaaaacaaacaaacccacaaggGAGAGAGatttggaagaggaggaggaagagagagaggggaagagacaaAGCGGGTGTAtggccttcctgcctctcctgtcTGACTCTCTGCGACCACTGTCATCGGACAGGAGGACCTCCTTGTGTTTTGTGCTGCCTCTTGTTTCTGTGGCCCAGCGAGGCCAGAAAGCTGGTGactttgggggcagggggtggggagggaatggacccccgcccccagctgccTGTTGGTCCTTTCACCTCAACCCAAGCtctggggatgggtgggggggggcggtggggcgCCTCGCTTTGGGCGGAGGGAAAGGGGTGCTGGtggtgggctgcagggtgggctggagtctgcttcagagaGGCTCGACAAGGAAATGCCACAGACCATGGCCCCACGACCTCGCCCACACCCACCCTTCAGGGGGTGACCAGGCCGGTTCTCCCTGCTCCCCCGACCCTAGCTTATTTATCCATTTCCACGTAGTGAGATCCTCCTCGGAATTGAGCCTCCCTTTAAGGGAAGTTGATGCCCCTTATGATaatctccttccctcccacccagacTTAGTCTGAAATGTGAACCTCCCTCCCTGACTCTCCAGCCTCTTCCTCCCAGCAAAAGTGGCTCTGATCTGAATTCCTGGCCTCCtaaggctcccctcccccccaattcgGCCCCCAGCCCTCCTTTTCTGATTACAGTGTTACCCCAAGCCTCCAAGCCTGGCTCAACCTTCCCTCCCGGCCTTCCTTGCTGGGCCTCTCTGATTCAGGCAGCAGGGGGCGCTGTGATGCCCGTCCTGCTGGAGTGCTTTATACTGTGAACCGAGTTGGCCGgattgttgggggggggaggagggaggggggagcccGGTGGGACTGAACCCTTCCGGGGGGGAGCGGATTGTGCCCCCCACGCCTCAAAGCCTTTctatcccctctccccagctgcctccttcctcccctcaacAGTGAGTTAGACTCAAGGGGTGACAGGATCGAGAGTGGGGGTGACAGTTATCTATCCGCGTGGCCTCTGTCCTCAGGACCCCCAGCCCCAAGCCCTGGCCTTTTTCTTTAAGGCCTGTCCCCCTACCCCGGCCTAGGACGCCAACTTCTCCCTCCCCGTGGCACCCCTACATCCTTTCTAGAAAGGGAGCAATGGGAGGTTGCCAGGGGGGCCCCTGCCCCAGTATTTTTTTTCCGGAGAAGATTTAAAGGCCGAGGCTTTGGCCCCCAACCCCCAATATTTTCAGACTGGCAAACTCGAAGGGGCGGGACTCCCGCGGTCCCAGCTCCCCCGCCGCAGCCCCCCAAGCCCCGATTCTTGGTtggggctccccacccccccttcccctgtgctTCACCTCACGAGAATCGTCTCGTGAGGCGGATTGATATTTTTTAACTTCGGGTGGGCCACGCCGCCTTCTGTGCTGCATGGGCAACATTCCACGTGCCCCGTCCCGCGCCTCCCGTCCCCGTGGCTATTTATCCCTTTCCTGGTTTCCGAAAGGCACTTATATCTATTATGTATAAATAACTATAttatatatgggtgtgtgtgcgtgtgtgcgcgtgagTGTGTGAGCGCTTCTGCAACGTCGGCCTAGGTCACGTTGGCCCCCAAAGTGGTGCCCGTGGAATCGGAACCACTGCTTCTGGAAACTTCGAGTCAGCCTGTTCCAGGCTTTCTTTcctctggctgtctctcgctgtctctcctGATCGTCTCGGCCCCTCTGGGGGCTTGGGGCAGTCTCTGGCCGTCTCTTTCTCCAGCGTCTCTCCCACCCCGTCTTTTCTCTGCCTGTTTTTCACCGGGTCGTTTTCGGTCTGTCTCTGTGCTGACCGTCCCCGAGCCTCCAGCTGTCTCCTGACTCTGGGTTTGTTGGGGACCTGAGATTTTATTTCTGTGAGCGAGCCTGAGGGATCATAGACTTTCACAATCTGTATCTTTTAAGGATTCTGGGTGTGCGTGCGAGACTGTGAGCAGGGCCTGCCCCTGCCGGACCACAACTTATTGAATCCCccaagcgccccccccccccatgctgtatttgtgattctttttgtattttgcaCCTGACcttggggggctggggctggctggcACTGGGCCACGACCCTCCCGCCATGGTTCTGCACTGTCGCCAATAAAAAGCTCTTAAATATGAGTCTGCCAAGCTGTAGGGTCTGTTTGTTCCCGATGCCcggcccctgcctgcctttggCAGGAGCGAATCAGGTCAGATCAGCCGAGGGGGCTGTACTCAGGCACCGAGCCTTCTGGGACTCCCACCTGTGAATCAGTCGACAACAGGACAACAGGACAGAGGTGGCTAGGCAGTCAGAGGACCTCCCACAGGAGCTGCCTCCTCTCCGAGGGGGTGAGGCAGAATAGTAGGCGTGAGCTACTGAAATGCCAAAGGGGGTTTGGGGAGGTTTCTTGACAACAGAGGAACTTATCCAGACCCTGCGTGTTCAGGATGACCTGAGTGAAGGTTGAAAAGGTAGAGAAATTTGAACCACGCACATCCCACAGTACTAAAGATCAGCAAGGATTTGTCAGTCCTCAGGGTCACATGAACCACAAAAACATGGATCACTTTACACTGAAGTGGACTTTCCTTTTGTGCTTTTCCCACCACCATATTTTCTGGGTTATGAACCTATAGGGGCCAACCTAAAATGGACTGAACCGAAAATATTGCCTCCCTTAATTTATTAATCAATATGAAACATTTCCTAAGTACCTTCTGTGTGCCCAGCCCCGTGCTGGGCAGTGTTGGGGACATGGCGGGGACTGAAACAGCCCCAGGCTCTCCCCTCCGAGGGCTCACAGTCCAGAGAGGGACACAGACCTGTAGGGGATGATCTCAAGTACACAGGGTTGGGGGGATCCATGGGGCTGGGAGAGCCCAGTGGGTGCACATAAACTGGTCGGGGAGTCAGGAAAGACTTCCTTGAGGAGGGACGGCTGAGCTGAGTCCTGGAGGCTAAACAGAGGACATAGAAGGGGATAGAAAATTACACAGCGCAAAGAGCTGTTGGTGGGGACAGGGATGGATACATTTAATGAGCTAGAGGTTCACAGAGCAAAAGGTGTGGAGAAATTGTTTAGCAAGGACCAGATTCTGCAGGCTTAAATTCCAGAGTAAGAATTCAGATCTTTTCTtgcaggcactggggagccacgGCAGGTTTTGAGAGCAAGAAAGGCAGGGGCGGGCTTGTGCTTTAGGAAGACCTCTTTAACCACCAAGTGGAAGGTAGCTGGCAGAGAAAGGGGTAAGACTGGGGCAGGAGACCAGGGAGGGGTCTAGGGTGGGGACACTGGTATGTGTTGGGGAAGCCCGGGACAGGGGCAGGGCTATGAGATAGAAAGGAGGATTGGAATTGAAAAGACAGTaggaggcagaacagacagaacTTGGTAAAATGCTACCATCAGAAAGACAGCACAGGGCAGGAGTAAATAGCATGGGCCAGGGGTCTGAGCCTACCAaagctgcgtgaccttggacaaaAGGTTCATCTCcatgaacctcagttttctcagctgcaGAATGGGGCTATGAAGAGTCAGGGAGCTTATGCGTGCTGCTGCTGAGTGCAGAGCGAAGGCGCGGTTATCACCATCCTCGCTGCTGTTTATTGGGGCCACCTTGATCCCTAGCTTGGAATATTCCCCCTTCTGTTGGCTCATCCGCTCTCATCCTTCAGGTGTCTGCCCACATGTCACCCTGACACCACATCTGAACTCAGGTCTCCCTATTAGATGGCCTCTAAGATCAGTACTTGCCTTCCCAGTAGTTACCACCTTTGTAGTTGTTCATTAAATGTGTAATTAATGATTGTTTAATGTTTGTCTCCTTCACTGGACTGGGAGCACCATGAGGCCAGGGCGGGGGCTGGGATCAACACTGTGTTCCCAAAGCCTGGCACGaagcaaatacttgttgaatgactgactgactgactgaatgaatgactaTTTGACCTATGAATAAGTCCATGCGTAATTAAATACATGAGTGAGGAAGTGACTGAATGGGAGAATaagcaagggaaggggagagatcCAGGATGATTTTCATCATCTTTTAGATCATCTTTGATACTCCCAGTGAAAGTGTAACCGTGGGAAAAGAGACCCGCGTGGCGGAGATTCAGCTGTGAAGCAGAGGATCGCAGCGATGTTATTAGGCGCTGGCCCGAGGGTCGTTCTCCCCAACAACCCGCTCTAATGTCCAGTCCGATGGGAATATAAAAGACAAAGTTAGTCGCCCGAAAGGTGGAATTGAACCACTCTGTCGCTAGACAGCTACAGGTTTGAAGCCTGCACCCCAGACCACTGAGGATCATCCGGGCAAGATTCGCCTACTCCCACACAGCTATATAAAACTCAAAACCCGCTAACTTTTTACAGTTATGGTCACATAATTTGGGAGGGTGTGAGATTGTTGACTCTGATATCTATAAATTCTCCCCAACTACGACATATATCCGTCCAGAATGTTACCTTTTTCTTGCATGGGCATGAATCATCCTCCCTTTTGAAACCGTCTTCATTTGCATAGCGCCGCGCATTCTGGGAAGCGGCGTTCGAGGACGGGCCGCTTGCTTCTAGATGTTAAAGGGCCCGAAGCTCCTTTTCCCAAGtgagaagtttgttttttaagaggaGAAAGTCATAAGTCGGCTTTCAGAAGCCCCTTCCCTGAAAAAATCCGAATTCGAGCGAGCGAGTTCCTGCTAGAGTTTGATTTAGCCCAACCCCGGAGACTCGGGGTAGGCGGTTATAGAGCTAGTGCGACACCTGCTGTTCCTTTGTAGAACTTCAACGACCTACAGAGTCCCACGTTCATTCAACTATTTATCGAGCGCCTACTAAGTCAGTCCCAGGCACTGTCCCAGGCAGCGGGATGACAGAAATCCTGTCACTACTGAGCTTAAGACACTAGAGGTCATCAATTTCTGACCATATTTTATGGCCAAGGAAACCAAGACTTAGAAACAGGTAGTACTGTACCCCAGTTCTCACAGCTCATCCGCCAGGGGGAATCAAGCCTGCGCCATCCTAATTGTTATTACAAAGAAGGTGGACCCTTTTATAATCTAAGTCAGAGATCCTTTCACAACACTATCGTTCTGGACCACAGGGCTCCCATCTCAGAGCAAAAGTCAAAGTTCCATGGTCCTACAAAATGCCTatgtttaggggtgcctaggtggctcagttggttaagtgtctgacttcttatgatcccagtgccctgggatccctgggatggagcctggcgtggggctccccactgagcagggagcttgcttctctctctttctccctctgcctgcagctccccctgcttgtgctctctttctctgtcaaataaatgaataaaatcatttttaaaaatccctataTTCTAGTTCCTTTCACTCCTCTGACCCCATCTCCTATTCTGCTTTTTCTCATTTACCTGGCTTCTGGCATACAGATCTGCTGCACACGCCAGGCATCAGACATGCTTCTTTCTCAGAGCCATTGTGTTTGCTGATCCCCCTGCCTGAATTTCCTTTCCTCCACGTgtccactgactcactgtctccCTTCACTCTGGCCTCTGCTCAAATACCACCACTTGGTGAGGTCTTCCTTGACCACTCAGTTTAAAATAGCAAGTCCTGGCACTCCATCCGCTTACACTGATGGACTTTTCTCCACCCCTCTGAGCACCACCTGCCATATACTATGTCGGTTTGCTTGTTCTCTGTCTGCTCCCACTAGAATACTACTTCCATGAAACTATGgactttgttttggtttctttctggCCTACTGCCTAAAGAGTGCTTGAGAACTTAGCACATGCTTGGTGAATGTTTGTAGGATGACTGTAAGATGATTACATTatccttctctgagcctcggtttccccacctggaaaacaaaattagtaCAACTGATTTCACTGGAGGAATCGCAATGAGCAGATGGATATAAAAGTCTGGGAGGCACTCAATAAAGGCTGTTTCAAATTCCAGCCTCTTTCCAGCTTCTAGTGAGGGTGGGCTCACTAGAAGCCAAGGATGGGCTTGGGGGCTTTAGCCATTCTTGGACCCATAATTTCAACCAGTCCCTCttcttccatcctttttttttttttttttctccaatagttgttttttttggggggggggaggggggaaacgCCCAgggactcagttggttaagtgtctgccttgggctcaggtcatgatcccagagtcctgggatcaagtctggagttgggctccttgctcagcagggagcctgcctctccctccgcccgccactcctcctgcttgtgccctctctctctagcaaataaataaatgaaatcttttaaaaaatagtttgttttctttttttaattttactttgaaataactCTTCTCCCAATGccgggctcgaactcacaaccctaagatcaagagtggAACACTCCAATGAGCaggccaggcaccccctccccccttcttcatTACAAAGCGACACTATCTTATGGAAAGTGCAAATAAAAGCATCTTTTGGAaatttggccattttttaatttggaaattgaAAACACAGTCCGTGCTTGGCAGATCTGGATACAAGAGAAGCCCCCTTAagccctcttttctttttcttttttattacataGTTGCTGCTAGGCAACCCCTGCAGACACAAAGACGGGCTGTAAATACTTGTCCTGCAACATCATTATCTATCTCCTAAAATGTGACATGCGTCGCTAGAGGCAAGTGAGATGATTTTAGGTGCTGCACGAACAAACAGTTTAAATGTTAgtagttttgtgtttatttttactgtt
This genomic window from Ursus arctos isolate Adak ecotype North America unplaced genomic scaffold, UrsArc2.0 scaffold_19, whole genome shotgun sequence contains:
- the FOSB gene encoding protein FosB isoform X1, whose translation is MFQAFPGDYDSGSRCSSSPSAESQYLSSVDSFGSPPTAAASQECAGLGEMPGSFVPTVTAITTSQDLQWLVQPTLISSMAQSQGQPLASQPPAVDPYDMPGTSYSTPGMSGYSSGGASGSGGPSTSGTTSGPGPARPARARPRRPREETLTPEEEEKRRVRRERNKLAAAKCRNRRRELTDRLQAETDQLEEEKAELESEIAELQKEKERLEFVLVAHKPGCKIPYEEGPGPGPLAEVRDLPGSASTKEDGFSWLLPPPPPPPLPFQTSQDAPPNLTASLFTHSEVQVLGDPFPVVNPSYTSSFVLTCPEVSAFTGAQRPSGSDQPTDPLNSPSLLAL
- the FOSB gene encoding protein FosB isoform X2, whose product is MFQAFPGDYDSGSRCSSSPSAESQYLSSVDSFGSPPTAAASQECAGLGEMPGSFVPTVTAITTSQDLQWLVQPTLISSMAQSQGQPLASQPPAVDPYDMPGTSYSTPGMSGYSSGGASGSGGPSTSGTTSGPGPARPARARPRRPREETLTPEEEEKRRVRRERNKLAAAKCRNRRRELTDRLQAETDQLEEEKAELESEIAELQKEKERLEFVLVAHKPGCKIPYEEGPGPGPLAE